Genomic segment of Alteribacter lacisalsi:
CGCACCATAAATCAAATTAGTTCACTCGTGTGTCTCCCAATTGATCAGCCAGCCTGTGATTGAAACATATCCAGGGATCTCAGTTAAACTGGTTCATGACCTGATTGAACGGTTCCTTCGTCCAGGCCTCACACGCCTCTGCTGCTTTTTCCAATGCTGTATTCACGTCTTCGCGCTCATCAGGGGCGAAACGGCCGAGAACATGATCCGTTACAGCCTGTCCGTGATCAGGCCGGCCTACACCAACCCGGATGCGTTTAAAACGATCCGTTCCCAGGTGCTGAATTAAGGACTTCATGCCATTATGACCACCGGCTCCCCCTTTTTCACGAAGTCTGATTTTACCGGGAGCCAGGTCCAGGTCATCGTAGACGACGAGAATATCT
This window contains:
- the pth gene encoding aminoacyl-tRNA hydrolase produces the protein MKLIVGLGNPGPKYDGTRHNVGFDVIDRCQDKLNISLSQNKFKGVYGSAGMGDQKIFLLKPLTYMNLSGESVVPLMNFYKMTAEDILVVYDDLDLAPGKIRLREKGGAGGHNGMKSLIQHLGTDRFKRIRVGVGRPDHGQAVTDHVLGRFAPDEREDVNTALEKAAEACEAWTKEPFNQVMNQFN